The Malus sylvestris chromosome 3, drMalSylv7.2, whole genome shotgun sequence genomic sequence aattaaaagtaaaaaacagAAGAACTCACCAGGCAAATCCTTCTCCAGGATCTTCCACTCTTCCTGAATTCTCTTTGCCCAACTCTTTGGTGGCTTCAGAATGAGTAAAACCAAAGCACAATAAGATAGGGAATTACAAAAGACACCAAAAAAAATGCGTTAACTAAACCACCCAAAACTTACTTGCTTCGGTGAATAGCCACACCTACTAAAGTGATGGTCTGAATGATCTTCAACTGTATCAAATTTTTTGAAGCCCTTAAACTTCACTATCATTTCATCCATTTCCATGGCAGAAATTTTCCTCCCAGGGCTTGTTGAAATGCCTCCTGGAGCAAGATTGTTTTGAATTTGCGCATTAGCAATCCAAGGACTACCTGCTACTTCCCCAGGAGAATATAATGAATCTAGATCGTACAAGCTTGAATTAAATGGCATAGTATTAAATTTGGAAATGGGCCCGGGCCACCCAGGAATGGGCATGGGTTTATAAAAAGCACTTGAACCCTTTTTCTTTAGAATGCTATGAAAATACGAAGCAGAAGATGTGTCAGCTCCGGAACCAAGCTTCATTGCGTCAAATTGATTCGTCGAAGTACTTGAAGAAGCTACCTTCTTTTTTGACTGGAAAGGTCCTAAAAGCCATTGAGACTTTGATGACTCCTTCCCAACTGGGAGATTAGGAGCACTCCCTTGGTGTTGTGAAGCAGGTTGTTTCTTTTTACTCCTGGCAGTTTTCGGAAGATTCCATGCAGATGATAGATTCACTTCAGGTGGGTGGGAAATACTATCAATTTGGGTCTTCAAATTTGAACTACCCCCTAAAAGTGGCTTCTTAATGAAATGATCAGGCTCTTGTTGCATTTGAAACCTCTTATTGACAGAACTACTTCCAGAAACTGAattaactttatttttaggagGATCCGACAACCAAGGAATAGGTGCCTCTATTCCAGGGGGAATATCCACATTATCAAAATGGGCTTGCAATTGGGCATACTCATCAACATCCATAAACTCATCAAGAAAAGGATCAGCGAAGTCATCATCTTCATATGACAAATCAGAAGTATGACCATCTAAGTTGATCACGTTAGCTGGAACAAAACCCTTAGTAGCTTCAATCCCATTCGCTGACTCAGGGGTTGCCATAACAGAAGGGCCAAAAAGGCTATTGACCTCATCTTCCTGAAAATACTAGTATATCATAAAGTAAATATGTTAAGAATGCTAAAGCTACAATTGAATATTTATCATTCAACAAAATGACAACAGCCAATTGATAGAGTGTCATTCAAGTCAATCATACACCTTATAATCATAGTAGCCATCAGAAGAGTTTTCTATTGCCTTCCCTTTGGCTTTGTTATCGACTCTATCATCAATAAGCATTGCAGCAActgaatcttcatcttcatcaattTCAATCACATCATGCCGAATTACCTTAAGAAGGATTAATCAAAACAAATATCTGTTCAGATTGACTGAATTCAAACCAACATCAGAAAAcaataatttaaaaagaaaaaaaaatcaacaaacaaaaGGCATCCTACAGCAAAACAAGAATGTTCAGGATTAGAAACGGTAGAAAAAAGtcatttggttgaaaaataCTAATGAAcgagaaaacaagaaaatggaTAGAATAGGAAGTAGGAGATAAAACCTCCTAACAAATCTATAAGAACCACatttaattgaaaagaaaagcACGTAACAAATGCACGATTTTATTTCCTCAACCATCATCAAGCTTGAACAAGACATAACAACAGACGTAGTCAATTCCTATAAACATGATATGACATTCAATAAAACGGAAGAAAGACAATGCCTGCAAAGACACACCTTCATCCAGCCCTAAAAGAAATAGATAATGGTAGCAGCAAACCCGGCTCTATGCATGCAATTCAATACACTCTAAACTCAATTGAAATCATGGAAAGAAAATTGAACAAAAGACAGATTGATAACAGGAGACGGAAGTTCAATGTCCTCATTATAAACAGGACTGCCACGAAATTGTTCAACAACGTAAACAATAACGGGTGCGGTGAATGAGCTTGAGACAATGCTTTAGCAATACCCAAAAAACATAATCTTTCAGGAAATCGGGAACAAATGAATATCACTACCAAAAAATTGCTGAAAgcctaaaacaaaattaacaaaacaaaaaaaaaatctaaaatttggACAATTAAGTGCCAAGATTTTTACACAAATGTTCCAATCAACTCGTATTAGTCCGAAGTCACACGTACcctaaaaaacccaaaatttaacaCTGATCACTGATCAAGACGGTAACTTGATCAATCAAAGCAGATTACCAGCTCCAAGAGAACACTAATTTCATCACAATTCCATGATCGAACCAGGTAAATCACAAGAACCATCGAAAAATTGAGTTCTCGATCGATAAAACGACAGAGAAACTGTACCTCTTTGAGTTTGAGTTTCTGAAATTTGGGGGCCCGAGTGATCGGAGTAGCCGGCGGCGAAATCTCCACGACGTCGTCGGAATCCATGCACCCAGAACCCCTATCGGAAAACAACCGCTTCTTCCTGTTTGGAGCGAAAGAAAATCAGAgaaaacaaagagagagagagagagagagagagagaaagagagagttttgttgttttgaaaATTTAGATAGAGAAATAGAGTACTTGGAATTCCGAGGGGTGTTTGTATGTAACGGCGGCGGCTCCATTGGACCGGCTGTTCTGAATAGCAGTCGGTTTGATTTGGGGGAATGCGAAAGGgccaccaaataaaattataaaagggGATTCAGCGGCTGAGAGAAGCGGCGGCTCGGCAGCTGAGCGGCTGGGGAGGGGGATTAGGGAGAAAAGCGGGTTTAGGAAAGCGCTTTAGGAGAAAAGTGCTTTTGGCAGAGAGTGGGTTCGCGCGCCTTGTGAAGGAAGATCAGCATAATAGATTATTACGACGACCAAAAGAgagtgtttgtgtgtgtgtgcgagCGTTCCTTTTCTTACTAAATAATTAAATGCACACGTTTTGCGCCTGAATTACCATTTATACCACTTCTCCCACTGCACACAACGaaaccttttctttcttttttttgttttttggtcgaACAACGAAACCAAATGATTTCGGTAATCAGAAataaaaaaaccgaaccaaaattttCGGTTTATAAAAAATCAGTAAAACTGAAAGGGACATTTTGATATAAGCGCctcgttttttaattttttagactaAACATACACtctttttgaaaatttgatcaaacattttcataaaattttggTTATTAATTTCAGTTCCTATTATCCCTATTATCCCTATATTTATGCATTTATTATCCATCTCCTAGGCAtttcgttttcattttttttttttccgattatccctatatttatgcatttattatccatctctatgcatttttttttattgtttgttataATATTTACTTTTTTGTGTGAATATAGTagaatatttataaataaaaaattgtcaaattttattatttagaagACCCAACACATAGTAAAGATTTGTTTGATTATATACCTACATCTAGTTACCTATAATATGGACACATTTAGTTTTATAgtggatttgattttttgtatttcttgGTAATTTGGAATGTAAATGTACCAAAAGGGTTATCTGATATAGACATTTGGTTTTGTGGTACATTTGagattttttgttcatttggtcTTTTGGTACAATAGGAATCTAAACGTACCAACACGATTACCTGACAATGAGCacatttggttttatggtacATTTGGTTTCTCTGTATATTTGAAATCTAAACGTACCAAAAAGGTTACATAACAATGGGTACATTTGGTTTTATgatacatttgaatttttggtacatttggttTCTCGGTGCATTTGAAATCTAAACACACCAAAAGTCAATACTTTTGTTCTCAAATGTACCATaagttttaagtatatttttaatatatctatacatgaaaaaaaaatatgtattgaagactttttattgatacaattttaatagaaagagtattttttttaaatactgaTAATAAGGAAatgaagaattaattaattaattttttattttattttattaaaaaatgtcATTTAATGCGCATAAGGGGATTGAGGAAATTAAATTCCTATATTATAGGCAATTAGTTGCTAAGCTACGTTATGCCTCtatataaatgcatttaaattaatgacatggaaattgaataaatagaaaattattGAGGTGGCAATTGATTGAAGCACCTTAATCAAATCTTTAAAAGGGATGAATGTTTAATCTAAAAACTATAGAAAATATTTAGGGcattctaattttcccaaaCCGAAATAATATCGGTTTTTAGATCGATTTAATGAACCATGGAGGATTCGACAACagaattacatttttttttgtgggtaGACTAGACTAGACGATGAAATTGCAAGAGAATTTGATCGAGAAGTTGCAGAGGAGTTACAGAGAAGAAGTTGTAGAGGAGAATCTTGTGCAAAATCAGAGTGGTGTGGCATGCATGAGTTGGTGTGGTCAGAGAAGTTGCAAAGGAAAAGTtgggagagggagggagggcgTTGACATCGAGGACTCAAGAGAGGTGAAGTGAGAGGGTAAAACTGAGTGAATACCTAAGAAAGAAAGTGAGTTGAGTGTAAAGGCTGAGATTCAATCTCAATGAAATCCAACAATTCAAGCTAAGAACTTGATCAAAATAAGACTTTGGACCGGAATAACTTTATTTATCATTCATTCCCCAGTAATGTAAAGTGTTTTTTCTCTTGCATCGTTCCTTTACATGTGTTAAAGTGGCTTAAGACTCCTCAATAAAGCTCatcctctttcttttcttctttgagAATGCCTGAATTGTGAGACTTGTAGGTTCTGGTGGTAGAATATTAAttcatttaataaataaaaacatttcaGTTCTGTTCGGTTATAGCGAactatggatgcaaatttccgccttcttcttcttggatgaaaatgcacttgcaaaacaattaacaactAAGATCAAGGCCAAGGCCCAAATTTAGAATataagagagaaagtgtttagagaattttagaaGATAATTAgacttaggtttttggagaaatgaggggctatatataggggtgtggccagcCCTATTTGAAGAAATGCGGACCGGCCACTTATAGTGGTTTCTTGGctctaattgcaagatattatgtcaaataatatcttgcaatcaattaggaaattaatcaattaatgttggtaattaatcccaatttgaaaaGGATAATTGAGAGTTACCTTGTGGGTGAAGATTTGATGAAGAGTGATGAAAGGGTTTAAAGAATTACCATTTTGATCGCCTAtgaccttgattgagccgttattgtctgTTGAATGCGCATGGGAGTCTTGGTGTGGGTCAAgagtaattttgtttttttactcaaaagtccacatgtcgcctcaatattttttttgattattttttgctccacaaatacccccacacatgttgggctgctcgtagaAAATggtagcaggtgtagagatcttcttgctttaggaaacataggattgtttcctattttgatgtagattccctctttaattggaaattagatcattataggaaaaagaaataaattacttctaaagtctatttaagtctaccttaagtagattattaaatcaacttcaaagagcaatttattctaccgtacaagagagagaaagctagaggatatttgttccccatcCCCTAccaatcttctacacttgcccgtgcaaatgaccatctttcgttgctttcttcgtcttcatgccacaccaaggtaagaaaaaattaatttttcctcGTCTTAATTTTTGGGAGCCTCGGGGCTTGAAATTTAGCTCGATAGAGGTCGAGAAGGAGTGAAAATTTTTGGGAGCCTCGGGGCTTGAAATTTAGCTCGATAGAGGTCGAGAAGGAGTGAAAAATTGGTTAGGATGCCACGACATGGTTGTTGCTGTAGGGCTACTTGGTGTGGCGATGGTTTGCTGGGCCAGGTTAGTGGATTGGGCTAAGAAGGcttaggccttttttttttttttttgctagtcTCGGGCCCATGcatgagagaagaaagaaaggggcCGATAGTTGTTGGGCTTGCGGGCCACTGGGCTTAGCCCTCCTAGGGTGCATGCCCTCTTGCTTCTGATTTGGGCAGAAAGGCCTATTGGGCTAAGTGAAGTGGTGCAATCTAGGCCGTGGGGCATGGCGCTGCTACTGGGTCATGCAGTCTTGGGCCGTGGGGCCTAGTACGctgagtcttttttttttttttttttgcaaccaTCTAACGAATTTTCCTCATGTCTTTGTAGAGTTTTTTTTAGCATGTCTTCTTCAAGCCACAAGGGGGACAATGATGTACCGCCGTTGTTTCGCCAAGGCAGGTCTTTGAGTAAGGTGGTTCATTTCAAAGCTGCTCACTTCAAAATTAGCTCCGATGATTCATTTAGAGATTTTCTTGAGGCATATAGGCACACCATTTCGTCGGGGGTGCATGTGAAACGTGTCAAGGAAAGTAGCAACCATGAGCCATGTAGTGGGGCCAGGAGCGCCATCAAGTTTTACCCCTACTACTTCGTGTTGGGATTTTCTTTCCCGATGCCGTGTTTCTTCCAAGAAATGTTATGCTCCATGAAGTGTGCCCCCGCTCAATGTTCTCAGAATGCGGTCCGTATGATGGTGGGGTTCTTCAATCTAAGCCAATTATTTGACTTGAATCTGACTGTCAACGAATTCTAgtacttctttgacataggCCACATCGAGGGGGTTGGGCAGATGCGATCCCACCATAGGTTCTTTGACCATTCGAGGAAGGGCGATCATGACTGGGCCAAGGAAACTTTGGAGATAAATGGAGAATGAGAATCTAATTCTTCCCCCGAGCTGCGTGTTCCAACGGTTTTCATCTCCAATAAGTAGATTGCTTGGTTCATCGGCTGCTTTGTGCTTTTACCAAGCCGCTTTCTGATTTACTAATTGTCTTCTTTTGCTCTTGTAGATTCGAAATTCGGCTCGACACCTAAGACTTCCCCTGATATAATGAAGGTGCATGTTGCACTAAGTATCCATTTTGAGTACCAAGAGTGCTGTTAATTATTTAGTCCACTTCGCCGGGAGAAATGTGGGTTGCCCCCGAGATAAGAGATAAAGTCAATTAAGGTAGAGGCACTAGCTCATCCGATTGTCATTGTAGAGCCCACCGTAAATAAAGGTGGGAAAAAGAAATCTTCCCCGCTTACTCAAAAGATGTCGGTTGAGAAAAAGCTAAAAATTTCTTCCGTTGTTCGCGAGGGTTTGTCGGCTACCTCTAGGCTtttgattgacttgacttcttcTAAGAGGGAGAAAGACAAGGCTGTTAGATCTGCGCCGGTGACATCTGCCGTTCCAAAGGTGGCTAGTTCGATTGCTCAACGTAGAAATTCTGTTGTGCCCCTAGTGCCAAAATTTATGCCAAAACCCCGTCCATGGCTAAatctggttcacctttggataaACTTGCTACTATAAAGAGCAACAAGGTGGACTTTGCTGCTAAAGTGGTGCCAAAATACATTCCCCTCGTTGTTGAGACTGATTCGCCTACTAAGAAAAAAAAGCCTACTCGCGTAGGCAATTTTGAGAAATATACCAAGCCTGTATCCAGGGTGGCTGCTGAGATTTATGCGCTCTTGAAACCAAATCTTCTTCAAGACATAGATGTGTGTGCTAAGTTTGGTGATGACGTTAAAATAGTTGTCTAcccaagttcctttgcaaaGCATACGACTGAATATAGAAAGATTGTTCTTCTTGCTATGATGTAGAAAACGGCGATTCTAGCAGCCGAGTCTATGCTCCTTGACTAAGAGGATACCAAGGTAGCCAAGGGGATGGCAAAGACTATGGCAAGCGAAGCCTATTCTTCGGCTGagaagatcaagaggttggaatATGAGCTTACTGCTTTCAATAGGTCTAATATCTCTGCCCctacttctctgcagcttgagaccaCTCACAAAGAGATTgtggatttgaagactaggcttgatgcgatccaagttaagtatgaatgtgcagagaatgagattggatgttacatacctcatatTCAAGACTTTGAGAGTGCCATCTCTGAGTTTCGCTCTACTGCTTACGCAAAAGATAGAGAGCTGATTGctacttataatcaagtgatccacttcaaaaaGGTCATTggtaggcttgaaccccaaatGTTGGAACTCTAAAGTGctttgaagatcaacgaaagtctgaaAAGGGAAATAGATGAGCTACAGCGCATCTGTGTCAGCCTGCTCAAGGAGAATGAGCAGTTGAAGGGTGAAAAAGTTGGGCTGGAGACTTCGCTTGCTCAAAGTCAAGCCGATTTCCACAAGTTGGGTTATGTAGACCATCTTTTTGGTAAgccgtctgactttgagtttgcTGGGAAAGACTTTGAGACCTTATATATTTCTTcgaaagacttgcttgcttttactttcgaGGCTTCCATTAGTGAAGTAGTTAGAGAAGTTGGTGCCTAGGCTGGAGTAGCTGGGGGTGAAGCGTCGAATGGTGCTGTTGTTGAGAGTGTCGTAGCAGCTAAAAGTAGGACGGCCGAGTGATTGTGAGATGCCCAAGTTGCTGAAGAGTAGTTTTAAGGTAgtttttaggattttctttgttttccttgttgctttgcttgaactcttTCGGCCTTCGCTAgttgtttattaattttgctagaaaatttaataaacttgcttccttcgtttttcttcatcttcgcttcttttgttcatgcccaaCCTCTGACTTCTAGACCAACGATAGGTGTGCTACTTTTTTTATAAGCAAATAGacccgcgtagcctatgcaatCATGgatgttggtgtagaacttttgcaaagttgttagccatagggtcggCAGTTGgacgccttacttacagaagcaaacGAGTCTGTGTGACCACTTAGCTTTCTTCAATCCATTGAGTTGCGTGGCCTACTTCACAACATACTTTATGTAACCAATTCCATGGGTTGGgtaacaagtatcacaacactttaggaattaGTGTAGATCATTTCGCACTTTGGCAGAAATGAAACCCATCGACTACATAACATGCCGACAATGGATTaagcttcgtatatgcacgctaacttgtttaacctttcacagaAATGTGCATTTGTATAAGTTTAACAAGGCTTActactcgaagggcaagccgtaggcagtttTTTGAAAACCGTAAGCTACCTTAATGCACTCGGTAACATTTTTTAAAGGGTTCCATGGCAGATGTCTATAGGAcatactgcgtaatgtgcccctacgtctctagggcccggtttttccacggattaggccaaaagacccaaaatccttcaattagctaagccttgaaaaagaccattgtggctacttctaggaatctcgGCGCAAGCCATTGTGCACCTAGTTATACCAAGGCAGCCTGACTCATCTATGTCTGGATATTCatagtgtaaagtttatcctcttaCATTGGAGAAcggacccatatgggtgtcggagaattggtttaccctctcgcactagagaacatggtcctgcgatgagtccctaagaagagcgcgatcttcttttgaagtgtaggagtgatcagttgttgtaaacatgtagtcaagccaagttgtaaattcttctaaattcctcattgaaaaacgagtgaaacaaaCGAAAACTTAGCTATAAATTAAAGACTGCATAATAACTGGATAATCCTCAGCTCGCGAGGTGGTGTTTGTTTAGCTGCttaagtcttcgggctttgatgtaatataaggtcacacatggtacttcctcatatTATAAGTGTTTCACTGTTTTTCGATCTCTTTGTCGTTAATGGTGGTGAGAGTGTAACTACCCTTGCCGCCTACTTTGTTGATCTTGTACGAACCTTCCCaaatgggatccatctttttggagccttctttgAGGGCAatgatgaaggtttttcttatgACCAAATCTCCAGGCTGGAACTATAGGATCTTAGCCCTTTTGTTATAGCTGAAGATGAGTTATTGTTGGTAGGCTATGATATGGGTGATGGTCTGTTCACgtttctcctctgccagatctaagcttgtggctATCTCCTTACTGTTATACTCGACATTTGGCAGTAGAGTGCTGATACTTGGCACaatgacattgggatgaatgattgcttctgaacCACATGCCAAAGAGAAAAGAGTAACTAGTGGCTCGTCGTTTGGTGGTGTGATATACCCATAGACATTCAGGGAATTCGTCTAGCCACTTTCCCTTTTTGTCGGAAAGGAATTTCTTAAGGCATTTGAGaatcgtcttgttggatgcttcgacCTGCCCATTTCCTTGAGGATATATTGGCATGGACATGTGCTACTTGATgtcatacttttggaagaactttgccaaatctttgcctaTGAATTACAGACTGTTGTCTGTGACGATGGATTGAGGGATGCAAAATcgacaaatgatgttcctccatatgaaacgTTCTATGTTCATCTAAGTCGTGGTTGTCATGAGCTTTgtttctacccatttggtgaagtaatcggttaccacgatcatcatgcatctgcCCCTAGTAACATGTGGCATCGGCCCTACCAAGTTGATTGCCAACTGCATGAATAGCCAAAGACTCGTATGTAGGTGTAGTTCGCTGTTAGGCAGTGCGAGTATCGTCTTCGtcgattgagcttagaaccatTAGGTCGTCGGAAAGTGCTAGGCAGCGAAGATGTGGTCCAGTGTATGATCTTCGAAAGAGAAtgtcgttccacatgtagtagtaTGCTGCCTTTATTTAGAGCTTTCTAGACTTCAACATTTCCATGGGAAATGTGTCATTGACCAAGTAGTCTATAATGGAACTTTGCCAgtttggagttgtactaacctgtAACACCTCAGCTACTGGTTCCGCCTCTATGTTTGGTTTGTCTAGATACTTCACCATTATAGAGCGTTTAAGTTGGTGGTCGAAGGTAGAGCCTAGGCCAGCTAGCGCGTTTGTGTGGGTATTGTCTGCCCGTGAAACTTGAGTaagggtgtaagtctga encodes the following:
- the LOC126615673 gene encoding probable ubiquitin-conjugating enzyme E2 25: MEPPPLHTNTPRNSKKKRLFSDRGSGCMDSDDVVEISPPATPITRAPKFQKLKLKEVIRHDVIEIDEDEDSVAAMLIDDRVDNKAKGKAIENSSDGYYDYKYFQEDEVNSLFGPSVMATPESANGIEATKGFVPANVINLDGHTSDLSYEDDDFADPFLDEFMDVDEYAQLQAHFDNVDIPPGIEAPIPWLSDPPKNKVNSVSGSSSVNKRFQMQQEPDHFIKKPLLGGSSNLKTQIDSISHPPEVNLSSAWNLPKTARSKKKQPASQHQGSAPNLPVGKESSKSQWLLGPFQSKKKVASSSTSTNQFDAMKLGSGADTSSASYFHSILKKKGSSAFYKPMPIPGWPGPISKFNTMPFNSSLYDLDSLYSPGEVAGSPWIANAQIQNNLAPGGISTSPGRKISAMEMDEMIVKFKGFKKFDTVEDHSDHHFSRCGYSPKQPPKSWAKRIQEEWKILEKDLPDTIFVRAYETRMDLLRAVIVGAEGTPYHDGLFFFDVCFPCGYPNVPPNVYYHSGGLRLNPNLYNCGKVCLSLLNTWSGNKNEKWLPGVSTMLQVLVSIQGLILNTKPYFNEPGYANTNGSAAGEKRSEEYNENTFILSLKTMVYSMRRPPKHFEDLVLGHFYNRARDILVACKAYMDGAQVGCLVKGGVQDVDEGDKSCSQRFKTSVADHVPMIVAEFTRIGVKDCERFVSPATSGNNQIASMPQAATSMISC